A window of Synechococcus sp. WH 8109 genomic DNA:
CCCTGGCCGGTTCGCTCTGCTTTTTTCTGATTGGCCTGGCCGATGACCTCTTCGCTCTCTCTCCCTGGCCGCGGCTGGCTGGGCAAGTCGCCGTGGCTTGTGCGGTGTGGAGCCAGGGCGTTCGGATTGGGGCGATCGATCTTCCCTGGTTCACCGCTTCAGCCGGTCCGATTGCTCTGCCGGACAGCCTCAGCTTGCTGGCCACTGTTGTTTGGCTGGTTGGGATCACTAACGCCATCAACTGGCTAGATGGCCTCGACGGTCTCGCTGCGGGAGTGGCTGGCATTGCCGCTGTTGGGCTGATTTCTGTCAGCTTTTCGTTGCATCAGGTTGCCGCTGGATTCCTTGCCGCAGCGTTGGCGGGCTGCTGCCTCGGTTTCCTTAGGCACAACTTCAACCCCGCCCGCATCTTCATGGGGGATGGGGGCTCCTACTTTCTTGGCTTCACTCTCGCTGCCGTGAGCATCGTGGGACCCGCCAAGGGGCTCACGACGGTGAGTCTGCTGCTGCCGTTGCTGATTCTCTCGCTGCCTCTGGCCGATATGTCGGCCGTGATCATGGGCCGTCTGAGGGAAGGCCGTTCTCCCTTCTATCCCGACCGGCGTCACCTCCATCACCGCCTGTTGCGCGCAGGGTTCAGTCATCGGCGCACGGTGCTGTTGATCTACGTTTTCACCCAGTGGCTTGCTGCCCTGGCCCTAGTGGTGGCCAATGCTGAGATGCGTTTCCTCTGGCTGGCCTTGGCAACGGCCATCCTTGTGGCCACGGTGGTGATCAGCCGTCGCCAACTGCAGCATGAGCGGGCTCTGTTGAACACCAACCCTTGCTCCACCCCGGTTGATCCTGCGGCCCTTGGCGAACCGCGTGGCTGAATCGTGTGTCGAAATCTTGTGCGTGGGCACAGAGCTGTTGTTAGGGGACATCCTCAACGGCAATGCCCGATGGATTGCCGAACAGTTGGCGGGGCTGGGGCTGCCGCATTACCGCCAAACCGTTGTTGGCGACAACAAAGAGCGTTTGATCTCCGCTGTACTCGAGGCATCGCAGCGTTGCAGGGTTCTGGTGACGACAGGAGGTTTGGGCCCAACCCCCGATGACATCACCACCGAGGCCCTGGCCGCTGCTTTCGACACTCCCTTGGAGGAGCGGCCCGAACTCTGGCTGGAGATCCAGCAGAAGTTATCGGCAGGTGGCCGGCCGGTTGCTTCCAGCAACCGCAGCCAGGCTTATTTGCCCCGTGGCTCGGAGGTTCTCCCCAATCCAAAGGGGTCGGCACCGGGAATGATCTGGTCTCCCCGGCCTGATTTCACGATTCTCACCTTCCCGGGGGTGCCTGCGGAAATGCGGGCGATGTGGATGGAAACGGCCGCCCCGTGGCTTCAAGCCAATGGTGGGGCTTCCGGTGTATTCGTGAGCCGTCAGCTCCGCTTCAGTGGTATTGGCGAATCCGATCTGGCTGAGCGCGTTGCCGATTTGTTGGAGTCGACCAACCCAACGGTGGCTCCCTATGCCTCCCTCGGCGATGTGAAATTGCGGCTCACAGCCTGTGCGTCCAGTGCCGATAACGCTGCTCAGCTGTTGGTGCCGCTGGAGGTTGAGCTGCGTCGTCGCACGGGCAATCACTGCTACGGCGTCGATGCGGACAGTCTGGCGTCGGTGGTGATCGACCTGCTCAAGCAACGGCACCAGACGCTGGCGGTGGCGGAGTCCTGCACCGGTGGTGGATTGGCGGCAGCCCTGACGGCTGTTCCAGGCTCTTCGTCGGTCTTTCAGGGTGGCGTCGTCGCCTATAGCAATGCGGTGAAACAGGCTGCGCTTGGGGTGTCTACGGATCTGCTCACTGCCAATGGTGCTGTTTCACAGCCTGTGGTGGAGGCGATGGCTCGGGCA
This region includes:
- a CDS encoding competence/damage-inducible protein A is translated as MAESCVEILCVGTELLLGDILNGNARWIAEQLAGLGLPHYRQTVVGDNKERLISAVLEASQRCRVLVTTGGLGPTPDDITTEALAAAFDTPLEERPELWLEIQQKLSAGGRPVASSNRSQAYLPRGSEVLPNPKGSAPGMIWSPRPDFTILTFPGVPAEMRAMWMETAAPWLQANGGASGVFVSRQLRFSGIGESDLAERVADLLESTNPTVAPYASLGDVKLRLTACASSADNAAQLLVPLEVELRRRTGNHCYGVDADSLASVVIDLLKQRHQTLAVAESCTGGGLAAALTAVPGSSSVFQGGVVAYSNAVKQAALGVSTDLLTANGAVSQPVVEAMARAAREKLNSDWAIAVSGIAGPGGGSAEKPVGLVHLALAGPDGCEAWVQHFGERRGREAIQRMSVIRGLDRLRLRLLAQV
- a CDS encoding MraY family glycosyltransferase, with translation MNLLASPIAVASVSFFLAAVTTTVLVPQVRRLGLRFGWTDQPDERKQHITPMVRLGGIAMVFGFALALSAVWSVGGFGLLAPARDQLIWSTLAGSLCFFLIGLADDLFALSPWPRLAGQVAVACAVWSQGVRIGAIDLPWFTASAGPIALPDSLSLLATVVWLVGITNAINWLDGLDGLAAGVAGIAAVGLISVSFSLHQVAAGFLAAALAGCCLGFLRHNFNPARIFMGDGGSYFLGFTLAAVSIVGPAKGLTTVSLLLPLLILSLPLADMSAVIMGRLREGRSPFYPDRRHLHHRLLRAGFSHRRTVLLIYVFTQWLAALALVVANAEMRFLWLALATAILVATVVISRRQLQHERALLNTNPCSTPVDPAALGEPRG